Part of the Nicotiana sylvestris chromosome 5, ASM39365v2, whole genome shotgun sequence genome is shown below.
TATTAAGGGTAAAAAAGATTCAAACGTAGTATAGATAAGTAAAAATTATTTAACCTTCTCTTATATCTTTGTATGACTTGTTTCTTTTGAAATGGCTCTGTCAATGCTATGACAAAGAAATTGTGCTCCCTTTGCATATTGATCACTCTAGGAAAAGTCTGTTGTGTATTCACAGACCTTATGTTCTAGATCAGTGTCTTGATCATCATTACTTAGTTTGTGAGGTTACCCTCCTGGGCATGATTCTTGGTGGTTGTAGCAATTCCTTTTTCTAATTCTGCTTATTTGATTTCTTGCTTCCCTTTGCACTGGTTTTAGGTGATAAATCTGCCTCTCTAGCCATTTATTTAAAATTGCCAACAGTTGATTCATCATCTCCCTCTTCTATCATTTGTTGTTTATCCAAGAAAGATTTATCTACAGGTGCTACATTGTGTATGACAATGTCATGTAAGTTCTGCAATTGTGACTTTGGTACATTGAGGTACAGCTGCATAATCTGATCAGTGCCTGAACATGCCCTAGGCATTGTCTCAATTGTCCCTGATTCCTTGGGTACTATGGCTTGTTCAATCTGATCATGTGTCATTATTGTTGCCTCCTTCAATAACTCAGACTTGTTCTCCCTACTCCTCAGCTTCTCCTACATCATCTTAAGTTGCAAATCATAAATAGAACCAAAACTAAGGTTCACTGTAGCAGAATTCCCAGGAACTAATGTTCCATTGGAATCACTATTCTACCCATCTACTGTTTGGTGATCTGATCCCATTGTATACTTCAATACCTCCAAATAGACATTCTCAACCTGCTCCTTCCTTGAAAGATATTTCGGAACCCCATCAACATTTGCTAAAATCTCACTAGAATTCCTAGATTTTATTATTCCATTAACCAGTTTCTTGGCTAATGTTGCAGTAGCTGATCCATCTTGATTTCCAGCTTCTTTTGATGATCCTCTATCACCCTAGCTGGTGGAACTGATTGCTTCAACTTAGAACTTAGACTATCATCAATCATAGTTTTAGGACTGTCAATATTTCCTGTAGCTAGGACTTCAATAGCACATTCCATTTGTTCTTGTGGAGTGTCATCTATGTTATGGTCATTGATAATCGTATCAGCTGCATTGGTGATCTCCAACTCCTCTACTTCTTCTCCCCATGTTTTCCTTGCATCAGTGTTGGTGTCAGCTATTTCAGTTACCTTTGAGTTATCATCGAGTGACCTTTATATCTTCACGAGCTACACCAAATTTTCTAGCCATCCAATAtattgttctttcttttcttaaatcATCCCTACTCCCTTTTTCTATAGGAGCGGAACCAGCTGCCTTATTCATTTCTCCTGAAGGAATAGTAATTCCTTCTTTTTCCACTGATATAGTCCCATAACTACATGTTTGACAATCCCAGTAGGAGTAGAATTTCCATTTTCTCATTGGCCAGTACCTTTTCCACTGCTTCTTTTTTTCACACACCTTAGTTCTTCAAGCTTTTGAATCCCTCCTCCAATAGGATTAGGAATTCCTTCTTTCCCGGTTGTAATCCCATGTCATTAGGATTAGGGCTGGATTTTCCATAATTTTGCACCTTCTCCCTCTCATGCACCTTCTTTGCTTGATTATCCCCTCGTTCCTTCTTTTTGTCATTGCCCTTGTCTTCTCCTTTGCCCTCAGTAATCCTCAATATAGTTTGATCATATTCTTCCACTTCTAATGCATCAAATTTGTTCTTTGTTGCTACTGCATCAACTTTGGTCTTTCCCTTCCCATTGTCAATTATATGACCCCTATTATCTCGATGATATTTATTCTTTCTTGCTTGCATCAATTCCTGCTTTGCCTTATTAGTGATTGGTTTAcctatgtaacgacccgaaccgtcgttttCTGTATTTTcatcccgtattccccgttaaatgcttattcatgtttcaatatgtgtacttggtgaatttgagtcaattcggatcgagtttggtatgaaatgggacaattagtctctttaaggaagaattagtttggaaaagtcaaccgggcatttacttgtgagttagagggctcggaattgaattccgatgattcggttagtttcgggggatgatttaaggcctaggagcgcaatcggaattaattttggaggtctggtgaagaaattagctcattttggcgaagttaatattttggcgatttccggttgataggttaaattttgatccgacggtcggaatggaattccgagaatttctatagcttcgttatgttattttggacttgtgtgcaaaatttgaagtcaatcggacgtgatttgataggtttcggcatcggaaatagaagttggaaattctaaagttcataaaacttggattggaggttgattcatgattttagcgttgtttgatgtgatttgaggcctcgagcaagtccgtaatgtattttgggactagttggtattattggtcggggtcccgggggcctcgggtgtgtttcggatgcccaacgggtcatttttggaagatttttgccgttttaagcataaatgtaatgatctaaaggttcatttttagttctagagatccaaattttatttcgagactttcagaatttaaatcatgaattataggaccgatctggaaattttggtttaatttcatcaaatcgcgattgggtttttgacgtgaaatgtgagttaattgtttaacgagcgaaatgggtattgaactgggaaaacgagctccgaattgagtttcgattgaagggttgtattcgttgtggttttgaccagattcgacgcgcgaagaggtaaattcgagaggcaagggcatagcggagtagacgttggaccgtcttgaggtgagtaatgattttaaatgatgcactgagggtttgaaaccccggattgcacaacatactgctatgttgagatgagacacgcgttgtatgacgagcgcggggtcatttactattggggattgtgacttggtccatcccagttgatatttttaccgcgtaattgataaagatttattgtttttcactatgattgggcttattgccatatttgggcttcgtgccaattatctgaaatcttttgtgaatttacatcactattttcctcacgaattgaaatattatttgaactcagtccaattgaattatattattttgtgaactcagctacatttatactcaactcgagatttaatgatatttataatgctgttgagctgagcactattgttttactgatgcccaagaggcttatgattattttctggactgattgaggccgagggccatacgtgaggatatgttgagtgatgtgaggaggctttcaggcctcgagtgttatatgaggaggctttcaggcctcgtgtgtgatgtgtgaaggctttcaggcctattgatattgcgcttgggctgtaggagcccctccggagtctgtacacacccccagtgagcgcagggtacccaggtgagttgggagtgggcccgagaggccgttgcttgtgtgtggtgagttgggagtgagcccgaggggctgatgttgtgtgctggtgagttgggagtgagcccgaggggctgatactatactgagatttacatattgagcccgaggggcaagcttttgatttatccttactgtggaaattatttgtctttactgttttaaaagaagaattatctgatactcactattttactgtataactgattttactgcttgggatagcgctatattgtgccgttatgagatttcatgttttcagtcgttatttatttttattactcactgggtcggagtactcacattactccctgcaccatgtgtgcagatacaggcagagctgagtttgctcctgagcgctgattctttccagaccaggcggtgactaggagtaacgaggtagctgttgatgtccgcagccccgttttctcccttatctttgttatttatgataattccagactttgtaaaatattagtaaactctgtagtagctcatgacttgtgacaccccgatttcgggctgagttgggagggttttccttgttctatcatgtttatttcgcatttaagattatattgcccatgatttagacttattcctgctaagtaattataaagagatgtattgttttgttgattggctggccttgtcctcacgagaggcgccatcacgaccgggttgggattttgggtcgtgacaagttggtatcagagcctaggttactaggtctcgcgagtcatgagctggtttagtagagtctcgcggatcagtacggagacgtatgtatttatcctcgagaggctgcagaacctttaggaaaatttcatattcttggaaattcttgtcgtgcgaatttgttggtCCGAAAACTAAATTCTGTtgttctattctttcgcagatggcgagaacacgcgctaatggacaggacggacgaccaccatTGCCACctactgaggccaccagaggtcgtggacatggtcgtggTCGAGGTCGTGGTCGAGGTAGAGCCGTAGGGGCAGCATCTGTAGACCCACCAGTTGCCTCggctcaggatcaggctccagctgcAGAGACTCCAGTAGCACCttctcaggcaccagctgtgcctattgttattccgggtctttaggaggccctggctcagattctgacagtttgcactggcctggctcaggcagtttcagccaccactgcagcagctacttcacaggcagggggaggcaatcagacccccgcttctcgcacacctgagccagtagtgcagggattacagacaccagaggcaccaccAGTACAGCAGGTTGCCCCAGTTCAACCGGTTGCACCGGTTCAGGATAATATGGTCCCAGTTATGCCAGACTATGAGCAGCGTCATCTTGAGAGATTCAGTAGACTTGcacctcctactttcagtggtgctcagggcgaggatgcccaaggttttcttgacaagtgtagACGTATGCTGAGGACAACAGGGATCTTGGAGGCTAGCGGTGTAtcctttactacttttcagttgtCAGGTGCAgttttcacttggtgggaggcatatgagcggTGTAGGCTGGTAGGTTCAGCGCCCTTGTcctggcaggagttctccactctctttctggagaagtgggTACCGCGATCTCAGAGAGAGGAGATGCGCAGACAGTTTGATTATCTTTgccagggagatatgactgtatCTCAGTATGAGGTGAGGTTCTCGGAGCTGGCTCGTTATGCTCCATGGATGGTCCCGACTGATCGggaaaggattaggaggttcgtggATGGGCTTAATTATCCCATTCGTATTCTGATGGCTTGAGAAAGGATTCTGAGCCATACGTTTGAGGATGCAGTAGATGTTGCTCGCGACATTGAGACAGATCGTCGTCTAGAGATAGAGGAgcgggaggctaagaggcctcatAGATCAACTAGTCATAGTGGTGCTCCGTctaggggccagtttcagcagaGTAGAGGTCGTTCTTACAGGCCTCATCAGTCAGATCGTCCAGAGTACCGCGGGCCATCTTCAGGCCGTGGTCATTAGGGatttcagcagggccagtcatcactcagtgcccttccagctcagagttcttCACGTGCCCCGTCAGTTCAGGGTCCTTCTGCACCGAGTGCAccagctagtcactccggtgcgaggggttcttTTCAGTCCCATCCTCCATCATCTaggggttgttatgagtgcggagagttaGGACATGTGTGGAAGCAGTGTCCTTGTCGTACTACCAGTTCATcacagcagaggggtcagtcctCATCTTCTGCACCAGCTACTTCAGCACccacccagtcagctaggggtgagggtcaggcagctagaggccGCCCCAGAGGGGGAGATCGAGCGGGCGGTGGTCCGGCTCGATTTTATGCTATTCCAGACCGGGCAGATGCTCTTGTGtcagatgctgttatcacaggtattatctcagtctgccacacagatgcctctgtcttatttgatccaggatccacctattcttatgtatCTTCATATTTTGCCCGTCATTTGAGTATGCCCCGGGAGTCTcttactttacctgttcatgtgtatactccggtgggcgatactattgttgtggaccgtgtgtatcggtcatgtgctgtgattattgggggtctagagacccgagttgatctactactgttgagcatggtagattttgatattattctgggcatggattggttatctccatatcatgctattctagactgtcatgctaagacagttactttggttattccgggtgttccgaggatcgagtggcgtggcatgactgattatgtctctagcaaagtaatttctttcttgaaagcccagcgtatggttgggaagggttatctatcaTATCTGGCTTTTGTGCGGGATGTTGGAGAGGGACTTTCctaatgtatttcctgcagacctgtcaggcatgccgccggacagggatattgattttggcattaacttagtgccgagcactcagcccatttctattccgccatatcgtatggcaccagcagagctgaaagaattgaaggagcaacttcaggaactcctagataaggggttcattcggcctagcgtgtccccgtggggtgcacctattttatttgtgaagaagaaagatggcacaatgagaaggtgcattgattataggcagttgaataaggtaacagtgaagaacaagtatcatttgcctcacattgatgacttatttgatcagcttcagggagcgagggtattttctaagattgatcttcgttcgggctatcaccagttgaaaatcagggagtcggatattcccaagactgccttcaggactagatatggtcactatgaattttttgttatgtctttcgggctgaccaatgccccagcagcgttcatgcatttgatgaacagtgtatttcaaccttatctggatgcatttgttattgtatttattgatgatatcctggtgtactcgcgtagccaggaggagcatgcccagcatttgcgtgtagtgttgtagagattgaaagaggagaagctttatgcaaaattctccaaatgtgaattttggctaagttctgtggcatttttgggacacatagtgtccagtgagggtatacaggtttatccaaagaagatagaagcagtgcagagttggtctagaccgtcctcagttacagagattcggagttttcttgggctagcaggctattatcgccaatTTGTTCAGCggttttcttctattgcatcgcctttgaccaagttgactcagaaaggtgccccatttgtatggtccggcgagtgtgaggagagctttcaaaagctcaaggcacttctgaccacagctccagtgttggtgttaccatcagctacaggttcatacacggtatattgtgatgcttccagagttgggattggttgtgtgcgaatgcaggagggtagagttattgcttatgcttctcgtcagttgaagccccatgagaagaactaccctgttcatgatttggagttggctgctatagttcatgccttaaaattttggaggcactatttatatggcgtatcttgtgaggtattcactgatcatcgcagtcttcagcatttatttaaacaaaaaaatcttaatttgaggcagcggagatggcttaagttacttaaagactatgatattaccattctatatcatccgggaaaggccaatgtagtggcagatgcgttgagccgaaaggcagtcagtatggggagtttggcttacatcccagttggggagaggcctcttgcagttgatcttcagaccttggccaatcacttggtgcggttagatatttctgagcctagctgggtattggctagtgtggtttctcgatcttccttatatgatcgcatcagagagcaccagtatgatgatccacatttgcttgtccttaaggacagagttcagcatgataatgccaaagatgtgactataggtgatgatggcatattgaggatgcagggccgtatttgtgtgtccgatgttgatgggcttagagatttgattcttgaggaggcccacagttcgcggtattacatccatccgggtgctgcaaagatgtatcaggacttgagacagcattactggtggaggataatgaggaaagacattgtgggatatgtggctcggtgtctcaactgtcagcaggtgaaatatgagcatcagagaccgggcggtttgcttcagcagatgattattcctgagtggaaatgggagagagttactatggatttcgtgagtggccttcctcgaactttgaagaattttgattcgatttgggtcgttgtggataggctgaccaagttagcacatttcattctggtgtgtaccacatattctgcggagcggctggctaggatctttattcaggagattgtgcggttgcatggtgttccaattactattatttcggatagaggtacttaTTTCACTTCTCaattttggaggacttttcagcacgagttgggcactcaggtggagttgagttcagcatttcatcctcagacagacggacagtccgagcgtactattcagatattggaggatatgttgcatgcctgcgtgattgattttggaggtttttgggttgaatttttaccacttgcagagtttgcctacaacaacagctatcagtccagtattcagatggtaccgtatgaggccttatatgggaagcggtgtagaactccagtgggttggtttgagcccggtgaggctaggttgttggggacagatttggtccaggatgccttagaaaaggtgaaggtgagtcaagaaagacttcgcacagctcagtcgcgtcagaagagttatgcggaccggaaggtccgagatgtgtcatttatggagggcgagaaggttttgctgaaggtttcgccgatgaagggtgttatgaggttcggaaagaaagggaagttgagtccgcggtttattggaccatttgaggtacttaggaggattggagaggtggcttacgagcttgctttgccgcctagattgtcgggtgttcatccggtattccatgtgtccatgctccggaagtacattggggacccgtctcatattttagatttcagtacagtacagttagatgaaaatttgacttataatgtggagccagtggctattttgagtcgacaggttcaaaaattgagatcaaaagatatagcatcagtgaaagtacagtggagaggtcggcccgtggaggaggctacttgggagaccgagcaggagatgcggagcaggtacccgcacctatttgaaactccaggtatgtttcttaactcgctcgaggacgagcgtttgttttagttggggagaatgtaacgacccgaaccgtcgtttcctgtattttcatcccatattccccgttaaatgcttattcatgtttcaatatgtgtacttggtgaatttgagtcaattcggatcgtttggtatgaaatgggacaattagtctctttaaggaagaattagtttggaaaagtcaaccgggcgttgacttgtgagttagagggctcggaattgaatttcgatgattcggttagtttctggggatgatttaaggcctaggagcgcaatcggaattaattttggaggtccggtgaagaaattagctcattttggcgaagttaatattttggcgatttccggttgataggtgaaattttgatccgacggtcggaatggaattccgagaatttctatagcttcgttatgttattttggacttgtgtgcaaaatttgaagtcaatcggacgtgatttgataggtttcggcatcggaaatagaagttggaaattctaaagttcataaaacttggattggaggttgattcatgattttagcgttgtttgatgtgatttgaggcctcgagcaagtccgtaatgtattttgggactagttggtattattggtcggggtcccgggggcctcgggtgtgttttggatgcccaacgggtcatttttggaagatttttgccgttttaagcataaatgtaatgatctaaaggttcatttttagttctagagatccaaattttatttcgagactttcagaatttaaatcatgaattataggaccgatctggaaattttggtttaatttcatcaaatcgcgattgggtttttgacgtgaaatgtgagttaattgtttaacgagcgaaatgggtattgaactgggcaaacatGCTCTGAATttagtttcgattgaagggttgtgttcgtattattatttttgactcataggaacaagaatcgtctaattccgagttcgtatgatggagatagagccattttagtaaaaaatggttgtgctgcaaattttttaaaagctgctgtattttatacagcagtgaacagtacccgcgcgtgaacagtaaccgcgcgtgaacagtgaacagtgacctcacgAGCATGAACAGTGCCCCGCATGAAtagtaccgaaaatttctggacagatttaatgtccagcagtccgagtttggtcattttttttttgacttccaaactcgaattttgggcgatttttagcaagaaatcttggaaaatcttgaggtaagtcacttgtgattatttctactccataatattgaattatcatcgaataatccgactagattacatgtttttgaggagtaaattgaagatttaggcctagggatttgaaaataagatttgaagatttgaggggtcatttgaactccgattttggtaaattttatatgtacggactcgtggcgagacgaggaatccggtgatgtgactttcgtaatttttcgagaagtgggcccggggctcgggttttgcaaatttcgtgaacttcgatatttttcgagtcttttcgattgggttatattccctcggcctattgtaatgtattcgttgtggtttttactagattcgacgcgcgaagaggtaaattcgagaggcaagggcatagcggagtagacattggaccgtcttgaggtgagtaatgattttaaatgatgcactgagggtttgaaaccccggattgcacaacatactgctatgttgagatgagacacgcgttgtatgacgagcgcggggtcatttactattggggattgtgacttggtccatcccagttgatatttttaccgcgtaattgataaagatttattgtttttcactatgattgggcttattgccatatttgggcttcgtgccaattatctgaaatcttttgtgaatttacatcactattttcctcacgaattgaaatattatttgaactcagtccaattgaattatattattttgtgaactcagctacatttatactcaactcgagatttaatgatatttataatgttgttgagctgagcactattgttttactgatgcccaagaggcttatgattattttctggactgattgaggccgagggccatacgtgaggatatgttgagtgatgtgaggaggctttcaggcctcgagtgttatatgaggaggctttcaggcctcgtgtgtgatgtgtgaaggctttcaggcctattgatattgcgcttgggctgtaggagcccctccggagtctgtacacacccccagtgagcgcagggtacccaggtgagttgggagtgggcccgagaggccgttgcttgtgtgtggtgagttgggagtgagcccgaggggctgatgttgtgtgctggtgagttgggagtgagcccgaggggctgatactatactgagatttacatattgagcccgaggggcaagcttttgatttatccttactgtggaaattatttgtctttactgttttaaaagaagaattatctgatactcactattttactgtataactgattttactgcttgggatagcgctatattgtgccgttatgagatttcatgttttcagtcgttatttatttttattactcactgggtcggagtactcacattactccctgcaccatgtgtgcagatacaggcagagctgagttcgctcctgagcgctgattctttccagaccaggcggtgactaggagtaacgaggtagctgttgacgtccgcagccccgttttctcccttatctttgttatttatgttaattccagactttgtaaaatattagtaaactctgtagtagctcatgacttgtgacaccccaatttcgggctgagttgggagggttttccttgttctatcacgtttatttcgcatttaagattatattgcccatgatttagactt
Proteins encoded:
- the LOC138868543 gene encoding uncharacterized protein, yielding MVPVMPDYEQRHLERFSRLAPPTFSGAQGEDAQGFLDKCRRMLRTTGILEASGVSFTTFQLSGAVFTWWEAYERCRLVGSAPLSWQEFSTLFLEKWVPRSQREEMRRQFDYLCQGDMTVSQYEVRFSELARYAPWMVPTDRERIRRILSHTFEDAVDVARDIETDRRLEIEEREAKRPHRSTSHSGAPSRGQFQQSRGRSYRPHQSDRPEYRGPSSGRGH